Proteins found in one Panicum hallii strain FIL2 chromosome 4, PHallii_v3.1, whole genome shotgun sequence genomic segment:
- the LOC112891162 gene encoding multiprotein-bridging factor 1c — MPTGRLSSNITQDWEPVVLRRTKPKAADLKSAKAVNQALRSGAAVETVRKSAAGTNRHSAAPAAPARKLDETTEPAAVERVAAEVRAAIQRARVAKGWSQAELAKRISERAQVVQEYESGRAAPAQAVLAKMERVLEVKLRGKGVGAPLAAGGGGK, encoded by the coding sequence ATGCCGACGGGTAGGCTGAGCAGCAACATCACCCAGGACTGGGAGCCGGTGGTGCTGCGGCGTACGAAGCCGAAGGCGGCGGACCTCAAGTCGGCGAAGGCGGTGAACCAGGCGCTGCGTTCGGGCGCGGCCGTGGAGACGGTGCGGAAGTCGGCGGCGGGCACCAACAGGCActccgcggcgccggcggcgcccgcgCGGAAGCTGGACGAGACGACGGAGCCCGCGGCGGTGGAGCGGGTGGCTGCGGAGGTGCGCGCGGCGATCCAGAGGGCGCGCGTGGCCAAGGGGTGGAGCCAGGCGGAGCTGGCGAAGCGCAtcagcgagcgcgcgcaggtggtGCAGGAGTACGAGAGCGGCAGGGCGGCGCCCGCGCAGGCCGTGCTCGCCAAGATGGAGCGCGTGCTCGAGGTCAAGCTCCGCGGCAAGGGCGTCGGCGCGCCCCtggcggccgggggcggcggcaaGTGA
- the LOC112889626 gene encoding coatomer subunit beta'-2-like isoform X2, whose protein sequence is MPLRLEIKRKLAQRSERVKSVDLHPTEPWIMSSLYSGSVCIWNYQTQTMVKSFEVSELPVRSAKFIPRKQWVVAGADDMFIRVYNYNTMDKVKMFEAHTDYIRCVAVHPTLPYVLSSSDDMLIKLWDWDKGWMCTQIFEGHSHYVMQVTFNPKDTNTFASASLDRTVKIWSLGSPDPNFTLDGHSKGVNCVDYFTGGDRPYLITGSDDQTAKVWDYQTKSCVQTLEGHAHNVSAVCFHPELPIIMTGSEDGTVRLWHSTTYRLENTLNYGLERVWALGYMKGSRRVVIGYDEGTIMIKIGREEPVASMDSSGKIIWAKHNEIQTVNIKAVGADAEIADGERLPLSVKELGSCDLYPQSLRHNPNGRFVVVCGDGEYIIYTALAWRNRSFGSALEIVWSTDGEYAVRESPSKIKIYSKNFQERKSIRPAFSAERIHGGVLLAMCTNDFICFYDWAECRLIRRIDVNVKNVYWADSGDLVTIASDSSFYILKYNRDIVSSHLDGGASVGEEGVEDAFELLHEINERVRTGLWVGDCFIYNNSSWRLNYCVGGEVTTMFHLDRPMYLLGYLANQSRVYLIDKEFNVVGYTLLLSLIEYKTLVMRGDLERANTILPSIPKEQHNSVAHFLESRGMLEEALDIATDPNYRFDLAVQLGSLEIAKEIAVEARSESKWKQLGELAMSTGKLEMAEECLLQATDLSGLLLLYSSLGDAEGITKLASMAKELGKNNVAFLCLFMLGKLEECLQLLVDSNRIPEAALMARSYLPSKVSDIVSIWKKDLQKVNSKAAESLADPAEYPNLFEDWQIALSVESTIAPKRGVYPPAEEYMTYAERPNESLVEAFKSMNVEEEIPSENGDPAHEVIEDDGVEESQEDAVEVEPDGSIDSGVLVNGNDGEEHWVLTPDQ, encoded by the exons ATG CCGCTGCGGTTAGAGATCAAG AGGAAGCTCGCGCAGAGGTCGGAGAGGGTCAAGTCCGTCGACCTGCATCCAACCGAACCATG GATCATGTCAAGCCTTTATTCTGGCAGTGTCTGCATCTGGAACTACCAGACGCAG ACAATGGTGAAATCTTTTGAAGTCAGCGAGTTACCAG TTCGTTCGGCTAAATTTATTCCACGAAAGCAATGGGTTGTGGCTGGTGCCGATGACATGTTCATCCGTGTGTATAACTATAATACTATGGATAAGGTGAAGATGTTTGAAGCTCACACTGATTACATTAGGTGTGTGGCTGTTCACCCGACCCTGCCTTATGTGTTGTCATCGTCAGATGACATGCTCATAAAGCTCTGGGACTGGGATAAGGGCTGGATGTGTACTCAAATCTTTGAGGGCCACTCTCACTATGTCATGCAAGTCACATTTAACCCCAAGGATACAAATACTTTCGCCAGTGCTTCCCTTGATCGTACTGTAAAG ATCTGGAGTCTTGGTTCACCTGATCCTAACTTCACATTGGATGGTCATTCAAAAGGTGTGAATTGTGTTGATTACTTCACTGGTGGTGACCGGCCATATCTAATTACTGGCTCTGATGACCAAACTGCGAAG GTTTGGGATTATCAAACAAAGAGCTGTGTTCAAACACTTGAAGGACATGCCCATAATGTCTCTGCTGTATGTTTCCATCCCGAGCTTCCAATAATAATGACAGGTTCAGAGGATGGAACTGTTCGTCTATGGCACTCAACTACCTACAG GCTTGAGAATACACTTAACTATGGCCTTGAACGAGTTTGGGCATTAGGTTACATGAAGGGCTCACGGAG AGTTGTGATTGGATATGACGAAGGAACAATAATGATAAAGATTGGCCGTGAAGAACCTGTTGCTAGCATGGATAGCAGTGGTAAAATCATATGGGCCAAGCATAATGAAATTCAAACTGTTAATATCAAGGCAGTTGGCGCGGACGCTGAG ATCGCAGATGGAGAACGTCTACCATTGTCTGTAAAGGAGCTGGGAAGTTGtgatctttacccacaa AGTTTAAGACACAATCCAAATGGGAGGTTTGTTGTTGTATGTGGAGATGGAGAGTACATTATCTACACAGCGCTAGCATGGAGAAATAGATCCTTTGGGTCTGCTCTTGAAATTGTCTGGTCAACTGATGGAGAGTATGCTGTAAGGGAAAGCCCATCAAAAATAAAGATCTACAGTAAAAACTTTCAG GAGAGGAAAAGTATAAGACCAGCATTCTCTGCAGAACGTATACATGGCGGAGTGTTGCTTGCGATGTGTACAAATGACTTCATTTGTTTCTATGACTGGGCAGAGTGCAGGTTGATACGTCGAATTGATGTGAATGTAAAA AATGTATATTGGGCTGACAGTGGTGATTTGGTAACAATAGCAAGCGATTCATCATTCTACATTTTGAAGTACAAT AGGGATATAGTTTCTTCTCATCTAGATGGAGGGGCTTCAGTTGGTGAGGAAGGCGTGGAAGATGCCTTTGAATTGCTTCATGAGATAAATGAACGTGTCCGTACTGGGTTATGGGTCGGAGATTGTTTCATATACAATAATTCTTCATGGCGGCTAAATTACTGTGTTGGAGGAGAG GTTACTACAATGTTTCACTTGGATCGGCCTATGTATTTATTAGGATACCTGGCTAACCAAAGTCGTGTATATCTAATCGACAAGGAGTTCAA TGTGGTGGGTTATACTTTACTACTCAGTTTGATTGAGTACAAAACACTTGTGATGCGTGGGGATTTGGAACGTGCAAATACCATTTTACCATCCATACCAAAGGAACAACACAACAG TGTGGCACATTTTCTTGAATCACGTGGCATGTTGGAGGAAGCCCTTGATATAGCGACTGACCCTAATTACAGATTTGACCTGGCTGTGCAGCTTGGCAGCCTGGAAATTGCAAAG GAAATTGCTGTTGAGGCGCGAAGTGAATCAAAGTGGAAGCAGCTGGGGGAACTTGCTATGTCCACTGGAAAG CTAGAGATGGCAGAAGAATGTCTGCTTCAAGCTACAGACCTTAGTGGGTTATTGCTTCTATATTCATCACTTGGAGATGCTGAAGGGATAACAAAACTGGCGTCCATGGCTAAAGAGCTAGGAAAGAACAATGTTGCTTTCCTTTGCTTGTTTATGCTAGGCAAATTGGAAGAATGCCTTCAACTGTTGGTTGATAG CAACCGTATTCCTGAAGCAGCATTGATGGCACGATCATATCTTCCAAGCAAAGTTTCTGATATTGTTTCAATATGGAAAAAGGATCTTCAGAAG GTGAACTCCAAAGCTGCAGAATCTCTGGCAGATCCTGCCGAGTACCCAAACCTGTTTGAGGACTGGCAGATTGCTCTCAGTGTAGAATCTACTATTGCTCCCAAGAG
- the LOC112889626 gene encoding coatomer subunit beta'-2-like isoform X3, whose translation MPLRLEIKRKLAQRSERVKSVDLHPTEPWIMSSLYSGSVCIWNYQTQTMVKSFEVSELPVRSAKFIPRKQWVVAGADDMFIRVYNYNTMDKVKMFEAHTDYIRCVAVHPTLPYVLSSSDDMLIKLWDWDKGWMCTQIFEGHSHYVMQVTFNPKDTNTFASASLDRTVKIWSLGSPDPNFTLDGHSKGVNCVDYFTGGDRPYLITGSDDQTAKVWDYQTKSCVQTLEGHAHNVSAVCFHPELPIIMTGSEDGTVRLWHSTTYRLENTLNYGLERVWALGYMKGSRRVVIGYDEGTIMIKIGREEPVASMDSSGKIIWAKHNEIQTVNIKAVGADAEIADGERLPLSVKELGSCDLYPQSLRHNPNGRFVVVCGDGEYIIYTALAWRNRSFGSALEIVWSTDGEYAVRESPSKIKIYSKNFQERKSIRPAFSAERIHGGVLLAMCTNDFICFYDWAECRLIRRIDVNVKNVYWADSGDLVTIASDSSFYILKYNRDIVSSHLDGGASVGEEGVEDAFELLHEINERVRTGLWVGDCFIYNNSSWRLNYCVGGEVTTMFHLDRPMYLLGYLANQSRVYLIDKEFNVVGYTLLLSLIEYKTLVMRGDLERANTILPSIPKEQHNSVAHFLESRGMLEEALDIATDPNYRFDLAVQLGSLEIAKEIAVEARSESKWKQLGELAMSTGKLEMAEECLLQATDLSGLLLLYSSLGDAEGITKLASMAKELGKNNVAFLCLFMLGKLEECLQLLVDSNRIPEAALMARSYLPSKVSDIVSIWKKDLQKVNSKAAESLADPAEYPNLFEDWQIALSVESTIAPKRGVYPPAEEYMTYAERPNESLVEAFKSMNVEEEIPSENGDPAHEVIEDDGVEESQEDAVEVEPDGSIDSGVLVNGNDVLTPDQ comes from the exons ATG CCGCTGCGGTTAGAGATCAAG AGGAAGCTCGCGCAGAGGTCGGAGAGGGTCAAGTCCGTCGACCTGCATCCAACCGAACCATG GATCATGTCAAGCCTTTATTCTGGCAGTGTCTGCATCTGGAACTACCAGACGCAG ACAATGGTGAAATCTTTTGAAGTCAGCGAGTTACCAG TTCGTTCGGCTAAATTTATTCCACGAAAGCAATGGGTTGTGGCTGGTGCCGATGACATGTTCATCCGTGTGTATAACTATAATACTATGGATAAGGTGAAGATGTTTGAAGCTCACACTGATTACATTAGGTGTGTGGCTGTTCACCCGACCCTGCCTTATGTGTTGTCATCGTCAGATGACATGCTCATAAAGCTCTGGGACTGGGATAAGGGCTGGATGTGTACTCAAATCTTTGAGGGCCACTCTCACTATGTCATGCAAGTCACATTTAACCCCAAGGATACAAATACTTTCGCCAGTGCTTCCCTTGATCGTACTGTAAAG ATCTGGAGTCTTGGTTCACCTGATCCTAACTTCACATTGGATGGTCATTCAAAAGGTGTGAATTGTGTTGATTACTTCACTGGTGGTGACCGGCCATATCTAATTACTGGCTCTGATGACCAAACTGCGAAG GTTTGGGATTATCAAACAAAGAGCTGTGTTCAAACACTTGAAGGACATGCCCATAATGTCTCTGCTGTATGTTTCCATCCCGAGCTTCCAATAATAATGACAGGTTCAGAGGATGGAACTGTTCGTCTATGGCACTCAACTACCTACAG GCTTGAGAATACACTTAACTATGGCCTTGAACGAGTTTGGGCATTAGGTTACATGAAGGGCTCACGGAG AGTTGTGATTGGATATGACGAAGGAACAATAATGATAAAGATTGGCCGTGAAGAACCTGTTGCTAGCATGGATAGCAGTGGTAAAATCATATGGGCCAAGCATAATGAAATTCAAACTGTTAATATCAAGGCAGTTGGCGCGGACGCTGAG ATCGCAGATGGAGAACGTCTACCATTGTCTGTAAAGGAGCTGGGAAGTTGtgatctttacccacaa AGTTTAAGACACAATCCAAATGGGAGGTTTGTTGTTGTATGTGGAGATGGAGAGTACATTATCTACACAGCGCTAGCATGGAGAAATAGATCCTTTGGGTCTGCTCTTGAAATTGTCTGGTCAACTGATGGAGAGTATGCTGTAAGGGAAAGCCCATCAAAAATAAAGATCTACAGTAAAAACTTTCAG GAGAGGAAAAGTATAAGACCAGCATTCTCTGCAGAACGTATACATGGCGGAGTGTTGCTTGCGATGTGTACAAATGACTTCATTTGTTTCTATGACTGGGCAGAGTGCAGGTTGATACGTCGAATTGATGTGAATGTAAAA AATGTATATTGGGCTGACAGTGGTGATTTGGTAACAATAGCAAGCGATTCATCATTCTACATTTTGAAGTACAAT AGGGATATAGTTTCTTCTCATCTAGATGGAGGGGCTTCAGTTGGTGAGGAAGGCGTGGAAGATGCCTTTGAATTGCTTCATGAGATAAATGAACGTGTCCGTACTGGGTTATGGGTCGGAGATTGTTTCATATACAATAATTCTTCATGGCGGCTAAATTACTGTGTTGGAGGAGAG GTTACTACAATGTTTCACTTGGATCGGCCTATGTATTTATTAGGATACCTGGCTAACCAAAGTCGTGTATATCTAATCGACAAGGAGTTCAA TGTGGTGGGTTATACTTTACTACTCAGTTTGATTGAGTACAAAACACTTGTGATGCGTGGGGATTTGGAACGTGCAAATACCATTTTACCATCCATACCAAAGGAACAACACAACAG TGTGGCACATTTTCTTGAATCACGTGGCATGTTGGAGGAAGCCCTTGATATAGCGACTGACCCTAATTACAGATTTGACCTGGCTGTGCAGCTTGGCAGCCTGGAAATTGCAAAG GAAATTGCTGTTGAGGCGCGAAGTGAATCAAAGTGGAAGCAGCTGGGGGAACTTGCTATGTCCACTGGAAAG CTAGAGATGGCAGAAGAATGTCTGCTTCAAGCTACAGACCTTAGTGGGTTATTGCTTCTATATTCATCACTTGGAGATGCTGAAGGGATAACAAAACTGGCGTCCATGGCTAAAGAGCTAGGAAAGAACAATGTTGCTTTCCTTTGCTTGTTTATGCTAGGCAAATTGGAAGAATGCCTTCAACTGTTGGTTGATAG CAACCGTATTCCTGAAGCAGCATTGATGGCACGATCATATCTTCCAAGCAAAGTTTCTGATATTGTTTCAATATGGAAAAAGGATCTTCAGAAG GTGAACTCCAAAGCTGCAGAATCTCTGGCAGATCCTGCCGAGTACCCAAACCTGTTTGAGGACTGGCAGATTGCTCTCAGTGTAGAATCTACTATTGCTCCCAAGAG
- the LOC112891161 gene encoding aldehyde dehydrogenase family 2 member C4-like, with the protein MGSEMNGGGTDRPAAEGEEEKKGGAPPLEAPEVRFTKLFINGCFVDAVSGRTFETRDPRTGDVIASVAEGDKEDVDLAVKAARDAFDHGEWPRMSGSERGRIMTRFADLVERHADELAALESLDAGKHPAVTKAVDIGNAAGSLRYFAGAADKVHGETLRMRGQFQGYTLREPLGVAGLIIPWNFPTTMFGIKVAPALAVGCTMVVKPAEQTPLSALYLADLAKQAGIPDGVINVVPGFGPTAGAAIASHMDVDVVSFTGSTEVGRLIMEASARSNLKPVSLELGGKSPLIIFEDADLDMAVELAISANFFNKGEACIAASRVYVQESIYERFEKKLAERMKSWVVGDPLNDPRVDQGPQVDKAQYERVLNYIELGRREGATLLTGGKPCGQKGYYIEPAVFTNVKEDMVIAKEEIFGPVMCLMKFRTVEEAIARANATRYGLGAGVVTRDLDVANRVVRSVRAGLVWVNCYFAVCSDCPFGGRGMSGFGKDEGMHALDKYLAVKSVVTPIRGSPWL; encoded by the exons ATGGGGAGCGAGATGAACGGCGGCGGCACggaccggccggcggcggagggggaggaggagaagaagggcgGGGCGCCGCCGCTAGAGGCGCCGGAGGTCAGGTTCACCAAGCTCTTCATCAACGGCTGCTTCGTCGACGCCGTCTCAG GCCGGACATTCGAGACCAGGGATCCGCGCACAGGGGACGTCATCGCTAGCGTCGCCGAAGGTGACAAGGAGGACGTCGACCTGGCAGTGAAGGCGGCGAGGGACGCCTTCGACCATGGCGAGTGGCCACGCATGTCCGGATCC GAGCGCGGGCGGATCATGACGAGGTTCGCCGACCTGGTGGAGCGGCACGCGGACGAGCTGGCGGCGCTCGAGAGCCTGGACGCCGGCAAGCACCCGGCCGTCACCAAGGCGGTGGACATCGGCAACGCCGCCGGCAGCCTGCGCTACTTCGCCGGCGCGGCCGACAAGGTCCACGGCGAGACGCTCAGGATGCGGGGCCAGTTCCAGGGCTACACCCTGCGCGAACCGCTCGGCGTCGCGGGGCTCATCATCCCCTGGAACTTCCCCACCACCATGTTCGGCATCAAGGTGGCCCCGGCCCTGGCCGTCGGCTGCACCATGGTCGTCAAGCCCGCCGAGCAGACGCCGCTCAGCGCCCTGTACCTCGCCGACCTGGCCAAGCAG GCGGGGATCCCGGACGGGGTAATCAACGTCGTGCCAGGCTTCGGCCCGACGGCAGGAGCTGCGATCGCGTCCCACATGGACGTTGACGTG GTCAGTTTCACTGGATCGACGGAGGTCGGGCGCCTCATAATGGAGGCCTCGGCGAGAAGCAACCTGAAGCCGGTGTCCCTGGAGCTGGGCGGCAAGTCCCCGCTCATCATCTTCGAAGACGCCGACCTCGACATGGCCGTCGAGCTCGCCATCAGCGCAAACTTCTTCAACAAG GGAGAAGCCTGCATCGCCGCGAGCCGCGTCTACGTGCAGGAGAGCATCTACGAGCGGTTCGAGAAGAAGCTGGCGGAGAGGATGAAGAGTTGGGTGGTAGGAGACCCTCTGAACGATCCTCGTGTCGACCAGGGCCCTCAG GTGGACAAGGCTCAGTACGAGAGGGTGCTGAACTACATTGAGCTTGGCAGGAGGGAAGGCGCCACTCTTCTGACGGGAGGAAAACCCTGTGGCCAGAAAGGCTACTACATCGAGCCCGCAGTTTTCACCAACGTCAAG GAGGACATGGTCATAGCAAAGGAGGAGATCTTCGGGCCCGTCATGTGCCTGATGAAGTTCAG GACGGTGGAGGAGGCGATCGCGAGGGCGAACGCGACCCGGTACGGGCTGGGCGCGGGGGTGGTGACGCGGGACCTGGACGTGGCGAACCGGGTGGTGCGGTCGGTGCGCGCCGGGCTGGTGTGGGTGAACTGCTACTTCGCCGTCTGCAGCGACTGCCCCTTCGGCGGGCGGGGGATGAGCGGCTTCGGCAAGGACGAGGGCATGCACGCGCTCGACAAGTACCTCGCCGTCAAGTCCGTCGTCACCCCGATCCGCGGCTCGCCGTGGCTGTGA
- the LOC112891120 gene encoding two-on-two hemoglobin-3: MQSMQHKASEWSGVAAADAFAIDDGNIFEALGGTPQPFVDLSTNFYTRVYEDEEEWFREIFAGSKKEDAIQNQYEFLIQRMGGPPLFSQRRGHPALIGRHRPFLVTHRAAERWLHHMQQALDTTESIDADSKTKMMNFFRHTAYFLVAGNEMTRQQSQGVACKHATSKPAE, translated from the exons ATGCAGTCGATGCAGCACAAGGCGTCGGAGTggagcggcgtggcggccgccgACGCCTTTGCCATCGACGACGGCAACATCTTCGAGGCCCTCGGCGGCACCCCGCAGCCCTTCGTCGACCTCTCCACCAACTTCTACACCAG GGTGTACGAGGatgaggaggagtggttccggGAGATATTCGCGGGCTCGAAGAAGGAGGACGCCATCCAGAACCAGTACGAGTTCCTGATCCAGCGCATGGGCGGCCCGCCGCTCTTTTCTCAAAGGAGAG GACATCCTGCCCTTATAGGACGACATCGACCATTCCTGGTAACGCACCGAGCTGCAGAGCGTTGGCTGCACCACATGCAGCAAGCTTTGGATACAACTGAAAGCATAGATGCAGACTCGAAAACCAAAATGATGAACTTTTTCAG GCACACTGCTTACTTCCTCGTTGCTGGCAACGAGATGACAAGGCAACAGAGCCAAGGAGTAGCCTGCAAACATGCAACAAGCAAACCAGCTGAGTAA